Proteins encoded in a region of the Paenibacillus sp. W2I17 genome:
- a CDS encoding cell wall metabolism sensor histidine kinase WalK, translating to MNSLPKKNKLRLRRLHQWIWPHSLRSQLLSRSLFVLAGLLLLIGILQFWIMESFLYRNQAKTMEEQLMSMPPVWLGIQSRNGSSNNPFGGQAGNGSGNRVLFIPDRSLALFDNEGTFEDVFGEDGLKAPQLSTAVYQDITHELKEQKHIPYRIVTDSQGNEQLIVFASPGPRNRGLPMVQMGTATKPLRDLIIKQLLIFLMLSLLAMVAGLILYTKVLRRTLVPLSNMVNKVQQIDAGSLAERLPIVQGQEEVDQLAVSFNGMLERLENSFEAERESKEQMQRFLSDASHELRTPLTSIHGFIEVLQRGAATNQDQLYKALDSMHGESVRINKLVEDLLLLTKLDQAPRQEREVIQLDSLLLEMQPQLAMMAQQRSIHLDLTAEVYVLADPYKLKQVVLNLFHNAVQHTDPEHGAISITLYATHHKAELSVKDNGTGIEPEHLPHIFERFYRTSSSRSRKQGGAGLGLAITRSIVESYGGKITVRSQVGLGTEFMILLPLHKADV from the coding sequence ATGAACTCTCTGCCTAAGAAAAATAAACTTCGTTTAAGACGTCTCCACCAATGGATCTGGCCTCATTCATTGCGTTCTCAATTGCTCTCACGTTCTTTGTTCGTGCTTGCCGGGCTATTATTGTTAATCGGTATTTTGCAATTCTGGATCATGGAAAGCTTTCTCTACCGGAATCAGGCAAAAACCATGGAAGAACAGCTCATGTCCATGCCCCCGGTTTGGCTCGGTATCCAGTCACGTAACGGCTCTTCCAACAATCCTTTTGGTGGACAGGCAGGAAACGGGTCTGGTAATCGGGTGTTGTTTATTCCTGACCGTTCACTAGCCCTGTTTGATAACGAAGGTACGTTTGAGGATGTTTTTGGAGAAGACGGTCTGAAAGCCCCTCAACTATCAACCGCCGTATATCAGGACATAACACATGAGTTGAAAGAACAAAAACATATTCCCTACCGGATCGTCACGGATAGCCAAGGGAATGAGCAATTGATTGTATTCGCCTCACCAGGTCCACGCAATCGGGGCTTACCAATGGTACAGATGGGTACGGCTACGAAACCACTTAGAGATTTAATTATTAAACAGCTTCTAATCTTCCTCATGTTATCGCTTTTAGCCATGGTAGCCGGTCTTATTCTATACACCAAGGTATTACGCCGGACGCTTGTTCCCCTGTCCAACATGGTGAATAAAGTACAGCAAATCGATGCAGGCAGTCTCGCAGAACGCCTTCCCATCGTTCAGGGACAAGAGGAAGTGGATCAGCTCGCAGTTTCATTCAATGGCATGCTTGAAAGGCTGGAGAACTCGTTTGAAGCAGAGCGGGAATCGAAAGAGCAGATGCAGCGTTTCTTGTCTGATGCTTCCCATGAACTTCGTACCCCGCTCACCTCTATTCACGGCTTCATTGAAGTTCTACAGCGGGGTGCAGCGACCAATCAAGATCAATTGTATAAAGCACTGGACAGCATGCACGGCGAATCCGTCCGAATTAACAAGCTGGTTGAAGATTTGCTGTTACTAACCAAGCTGGATCAGGCTCCAAGGCAGGAGCGGGAGGTTATTCAGCTGGACAGTCTCCTGCTAGAAATGCAACCACAACTCGCCATGATGGCTCAGCAAAGATCCATTCATCTTGACCTGACGGCTGAAGTGTATGTACTGGCTGACCCTTACAAGCTGAAACAGGTTGTGCTGAATCTGTTCCATAACGCGGTGCAGCACACCGATCCTGAACATGGAGCCATCTCCATAACGTTATATGCCACGCATCATAAGGCTGAATTGTCCGTGAAGGATAACGGCACAGGCATTGAACCTGAACATCTGCCCCATATCTTTGAGCGATTTTACCGCACAAGCAGTTCTCGTTCGCGCAAACAAGGTGGCGCAGGTCTCGGTCTCGCCATTACCCGCTCGATTGTGGAGTCGTATGGTGGGAAGATTACGGTACGAAGTCAGGTAGGCTTGGGAACTGAATTTATGATTTTGCTGCCGCTGCATAAGGCAGATGTCTAA
- a CDS encoding SDR family NAD(P)-dependent oxidoreductase, with protein sequence MKKTVFVTGANKGIGYEIVKQLGEAGWKVILGARSIERGEAAVSELTSRGLDVDFVQIDMCDLKSIEQAADTIHKSYPAINLLINNAGMPGAFSHSFTDTKEEDLRNAFEVNFFGTFRLNQRLFPLIKDNEGTIINVSTDMASLDHMQNEESTLNAFDYNSSKTANSAMTLSMAYEVKNSRAQVFAVTPGFTSTDLNGNAEGGKSKEAGAAIIVRYATDGKRHNGEFLDENGVYPW encoded by the coding sequence ATGAAAAAGACTGTTTTTGTAACCGGAGCAAATAAAGGAATTGGATATGAAATCGTAAAGCAGTTGGGTGAAGCAGGTTGGAAAGTTATCCTTGGCGCACGTAGTATCGAACGGGGGGAAGCAGCTGTTTCTGAGTTAACTTCCAGGGGGTTAGATGTAGATTTTGTACAGATCGACATGTGCGACCTGAAGAGCATTGAGCAGGCAGCCGATACGATTCACAAGAGTTATCCCGCTATAAACCTTCTGATCAATAACGCGGGTATGCCGGGGGCTTTCTCTCATTCATTTACGGATACTAAAGAGGAAGATCTGCGGAACGCCTTTGAAGTGAACTTTTTCGGCACCTTCCGTTTGAATCAGCGATTGTTCCCGTTAATCAAAGATAATGAAGGCACAATCATTAATGTATCAACCGACATGGCTTCTCTGGACCATATGCAAAATGAGGAATCTACTTTAAATGCCTTCGACTATAATTCATCCAAAACGGCCAACAGCGCCATGACACTTTCGATGGCTTATGAAGTCAAAAACAGCAGGGCTCAAGTCTTTGCAGTAACGCCCGGATTCACATCAACAGATCTTAACGGCAACGCCGAAGGCGGTAAATCAAAAGAAGCCGGCGCTGCGATTATCGTGCGCTATGCGACGGATGGCAAACGCCATAACGGAGAATTCCTAGATGAGAATGGCGTGTACCCTTGGTAA
- a CDS encoding MerR family transcriptional regulator, with translation MLTIGEVAKKVEISIGAIRFYERKGLLKPAARNEQNNRLYLEDDLNWLVFIKCLRETGMSVEDIKKYYDQVNEGTSTLKERTKLIEDQKQKLLNDIEEKKAQLVHLDNKLERYYRGENY, from the coding sequence ATGTTAACGATTGGAGAAGTAGCGAAAAAAGTTGAGATCTCCATTGGAGCGATCCGCTTTTATGAAAGAAAGGGACTGCTGAAACCTGCTGCACGAAATGAGCAGAATAACCGTCTTTATTTGGAGGATGATCTGAACTGGCTGGTTTTTATCAAATGCCTTCGCGAAACCGGGATGAGTGTGGAAGACATCAAAAAGTATTATGATCAGGTCAATGAAGGAACCTCCACGCTGAAGGAAAGAACCAAGTTGATTGAGGATCAAAAGCAAAAGTTGCTTAATGATATCGAGGAGAAAAAAGCGCAGCTTGTTCATTTGGATAACAAATTGGAGCGCTATTATCGTGGAGAAAATTATTAA
- a CDS encoding GNAT family N-acetyltransferase yields MNQPVLTDELIIDCKDIYLREYRIEDLEKLQEITWQPEVYEFLPGWNATIEDRSLWLTEYEIPENQRFKQVVMAGGYIGELYLRMAIVLKENDEFIGWCCSGIKDELPAPNREIMYGISKHFRNRGYTTQALKGMTDYLFEHTNVEVLNAIALTTNQASNKVIQKCNFERVNLIEIEDEKYNHYQLCKGEGHF; encoded by the coding sequence ATGAACCAACCCGTACTAACCGATGAATTAATCATCGATTGCAAGGATATTTATTTGCGCGAGTATCGAATTGAAGATTTAGAGAAACTGCAAGAAATTACGTGGCAACCTGAGGTGTATGAATTCCTACCGGGATGGAACGCTACGATTGAAGACAGGAGCCTGTGGCTCACCGAATATGAAATCCCTGAGAATCAACGTTTTAAACAAGTTGTGATGGCGGGAGGGTATATCGGAGAGTTATACTTACGTATGGCTATCGTACTCAAAGAAAATGACGAGTTCATAGGATGGTGTTGCTCAGGGATCAAGGATGAACTGCCAGCACCCAATCGGGAGATTATGTACGGTATTTCGAAACACTTCAGAAATCGTGGTTACACAACGCAGGCGCTCAAAGGAATGACAGATTATTTGTTTGAACATACAAACGTGGAAGTGTTAAATGCCATCGCTTTGACTACCAATCAAGCATCCAATAAGGTGATACAGAAATGTAATTTTGAACGGGTAAATTTGATCGAGATCGAGGATGAAAAGTATAACCATTATCAACTGTGTAAGGGCGAAGGTCATTTTTGA
- a CDS encoding GNAT family N-acetyltransferase, with translation MREIDYSQYFWQDDKVRLRALREEDWEDHYYNRFDTPARRLLECAVELPPTHVEAKSFTENFSDFSLTKGRIMFTIVNMDGENVGGVNLNSIDERNGTFSIGIQIDRDHRGKGYGTRAVRILLNYAFFERRLNKFNDYVLQGNEPSAAMMRKLGCIQEGVRRQVIYTDGKYQDLILFGLTKDEFMVKEGLV, from the coding sequence ATGAGAGAGATCGATTATAGTCAATATTTCTGGCAGGATGATAAGGTCAGATTGCGTGCTTTGCGTGAGGAAGATTGGGAGGATCATTATTATAACCGCTTTGATACACCTGCCCGTCGGTTATTGGAGTGTGCAGTAGAGTTGCCGCCAACCCATGTTGAAGCGAAGAGTTTCACGGAAAACTTCTCTGATTTTTCTTTAACCAAAGGACGGATCATGTTTACAATTGTAAATATGGATGGTGAAAATGTCGGAGGTGTGAATCTGAACAGCATTGATGAGAGAAACGGTACCTTTAGCATTGGCATTCAAATTGACAGGGATCATCGAGGAAAAGGATACGGAACCAGAGCCGTTCGAATCTTGCTGAACTATGCCTTCTTCGAGCGCAGGCTCAATAAATTTAATGATTATGTACTCCAAGGTAATGAACCTTCCGCAGCAATGATGAGAAAACTTGGATGTATTCAGGAAGGTGTACGTCGCCAGGTGATCTATACGGATGGAAAATACCAGGATCTGATCCTCTTTGGATTAACCAAAGACGAGTTTATGGTTAAAGAGGGGCTTGTTTGA
- a CDS encoding ATP-binding cassette domain-containing protein, producing the protein MEIKLTNIRIEASESGKRALLEDVSVQLNSGEITLLLGCTGSGKTTLLQTLAGLRPPDAGSITLDGTPLWKEGKVPQSILLQMGLLFQFPEQQLFARSIQREFTYSLRPYRLSEKQQQEQITKALNQWDPPVSSELDRRFHLDRSPFALSGGEKRRLGLALGSVTNPHWLLLDEPSAGLESHSVLLLLDVLEQHRLAGGGGVVATHDLDTFLPCADRVLLLQEGCLIADLTPRELHNRPELLEQTGIGLPPSMRLAQQLREAGLELPLTAMTPEEMAESIVQSTSVEVGIQNGSKEASGTVTMEVKSDVMKYEKKALKLSSIKTEDDPKLLPNTLTHSGGLYGVMDPRLKWILYILLVTAAMLQQRWLGLTLTLVPVVAALAVLPRQTLGGCMKLMKPLLFFFIISTALSGTNLSTEGGGLHFGFSLMQAEGTLLNVYRLFIVTLASLWFSLTTPYGRMVEGLNWVLGIGKKIRLPVASFALAVSLIFRFIPMIWSEWQRFSLIVRARGKAALRPNTVRIRDLGPMVIPLLMALFQRAEDMTIAMEMRKVREHSMLGGRSSLLVWSKRDTWISMAGLIVFVLLIWIRQL; encoded by the coding sequence TTGGAGATCAAGCTAACCAATATACGCATAGAAGCATCGGAATCGGGCAAACGTGCACTGCTTGAAGATGTGAGTGTACAGTTGAACAGTGGGGAAATCACCTTGCTGCTGGGCTGCACGGGTTCAGGAAAAACGACTTTATTACAGACGTTGGCTGGTCTGAGACCGCCCGATGCAGGAAGTATCACATTAGATGGCACACCTTTATGGAAAGAAGGAAAAGTGCCGCAGTCGATTTTATTGCAAATGGGACTATTGTTTCAATTTCCGGAACAACAACTGTTTGCCCGAAGTATTCAGCGTGAATTCACATATTCTCTGCGTCCCTATCGACTTTCAGAGAAACAGCAACAAGAGCAGATCACAAAAGCACTGAACCAATGGGACCCGCCAGTGTCCTCGGAGTTGGACCGACGTTTTCATCTGGACAGGTCGCCATTTGCTCTAAGTGGGGGAGAGAAGCGCAGGTTAGGTCTTGCTCTCGGAAGTGTGACCAATCCACACTGGCTTCTGCTGGATGAACCAAGCGCCGGATTGGAATCGCATAGTGTCTTGCTTTTGCTGGATGTATTGGAGCAACATCGTCTGGCAGGTGGTGGGGGCGTGGTAGCAACCCATGATCTGGATACATTCTTGCCTTGTGCGGATCGAGTATTGCTGTTGCAGGAAGGCTGTCTAATCGCCGATCTTACGCCGAGAGAACTTCACAATAGACCTGAACTGCTGGAGCAGACAGGGATCGGACTGCCACCATCGATGAGACTGGCACAGCAGTTAAGAGAAGCGGGTCTTGAGCTGCCTTTGACCGCGATGACGCCAGAGGAGATGGCTGAAAGTATTGTTCAGTCCACGTCAGTTGAGGTGGGGATTCAGAACGGATCGAAAGAAGCATCAGGGACGGTAACGATGGAAGTCAAGAGCGATGTAATGAAGTATGAAAAAAAAGCACTGAAGCTGTCGTCCATTAAAACGGAAGACGATCCAAAGCTTCTTCCGAACACATTGACTCATTCAGGCGGATTATATGGCGTCATGGACCCGCGTCTGAAATGGATTTTGTATATTTTGTTGGTCACCGCAGCTATGCTTCAACAGCGCTGGCTGGGATTGACTTTAACACTGGTGCCGGTAGTGGCCGCACTTGCCGTGCTTCCGCGTCAGACTTTGGGTGGATGTATGAAGTTAATGAAGCCATTATTATTCTTTTTCATCATATCAACGGCGCTATCTGGGACAAATCTTTCAACAGAAGGAGGAGGTCTGCACTTTGGCTTTTCCCTGATGCAGGCGGAGGGCACTTTGCTGAATGTGTATCGTTTGTTTATCGTCACATTGGCAAGCCTTTGGTTTTCACTGACGACGCCTTATGGGCGAATGGTAGAAGGGCTTAACTGGGTACTCGGTATCGGTAAAAAGATCAGGTTGCCCGTAGCTTCGTTTGCTCTTGCTGTTTCGTTAATCTTTCGGTTTATCCCGATGATCTGGAGTGAGTGGCAGCGATTCTCACTGATCGTACGGGCACGTGGAAAGGCAGCTTTAAGACCAAATACCGTTCGAATTCGTGACCTGGGTCCGATGGTGATTCCTTTGTTAATGGCACTGTTCCAACGTGCAGAGGATATGACCATTGCCATGGAAATGCGTAAAGTTAGAGAGCACTCTATGCTCGGAGGACGTTCATCGTTATTGGTATGGTCCAAACGTGATACCTGGATTAGCATGGCTGGCCTCATTGTTTTTGTACTTTTAATATGGATTCGCCAACTGTGA
- a CDS encoding ATP-binding cassette domain-containing protein has translation MQGNLPIITLEDVRVHYASEGSQVRKALDGVSLTLHQGEWISIVGANGSGKSTLAGLLIGFIPLSGGVRNISDELTVRGVLQQPDAQVLGDTIEEEFHFALSPLMESVEEQLERRQDALHTVGLQYPPEKAVSQLSGGQKQLLNIAVALAAQPDILILDEPTAMLDPGARDRIEAIVQKITQRGTTVIWITHHLEEATLCDRIIAMERGRCVYNGTPESFFYETELNEKATRENVQLSPCERLGLDPPFTVKTALLLKQKGMMPEAMPLRPEQLAKEVARWRSS, from the coding sequence ATGCAAGGCAACCTGCCTATAATTACATTAGAAGATGTTCGAGTGCATTATGCTTCCGAAGGTAGTCAGGTGAGGAAAGCACTGGACGGGGTTTCACTTACGCTGCACCAAGGAGAATGGATTAGTATTGTAGGAGCGAATGGCAGTGGGAAAAGCACACTTGCTGGACTACTGATCGGATTCATTCCGCTATCGGGAGGGGTACGGAATATCTCGGATGAACTTACTGTTCGGGGTGTACTGCAGCAACCGGATGCTCAGGTACTTGGCGATACGATTGAAGAGGAGTTTCATTTTGCGCTGTCACCATTAATGGAATCTGTAGAAGAGCAATTGGAGCGCAGGCAGGATGCATTACATACCGTAGGACTTCAATATCCCCCGGAGAAGGCGGTCTCACAATTATCCGGGGGACAGAAGCAACTGCTTAATATTGCTGTAGCGCTCGCAGCCCAACCGGATATATTGATTCTGGATGAGCCAACAGCCATGCTTGATCCAGGAGCAAGAGACCGTATCGAGGCCATCGTTCAGAAGATTACCCAGCGGGGGACAACGGTGATCTGGATTACACACCATCTGGAGGAAGCAACCCTGTGTGATCGAATCATTGCTATGGAGAGGGGACGTTGTGTGTACAACGGGACGCCGGAGTCCTTTTTCTATGAAACAGAGTTGAATGAGAAGGCTACTCGGGAAAATGTACAGCTATCTCCCTGTGAACGGTTAGGGTTGGACCCTCCTTTTACTGTAAAAACTGCGTTATTGCTCAAGCAAAAAGGTATGATGCCAGAAGCCATGCCACTGCGACCTGAGCAACTGGCCAAGGAGGTCGCACGTTGGAGATCAAGCTAA
- a CDS encoding biotin transporter BioY, whose protein sequence is MKLSLRGIVFSALMAAILVLFGYISIPIGFSPVPITLQTLAVMLAGGLLGPLYGFLSVTMVVLLTALGFPLLHGTGGLAVLLGPTGGYVMMWPISALLIGLLLARINIKGVTGFMLAFVVFELFGSLLVYVSGVPWLAYAYKMDLPEAMIQGFYPYIIGDLIKAVFAAIIIAPVRMVFPPQRLTGNIHSTVIKAES, encoded by the coding sequence ATGAAATTATCTTTGCGAGGCATTGTATTCAGCGCACTTATGGCCGCAATTTTAGTACTTTTTGGTTACATAAGCATTCCCATTGGCTTCTCCCCAGTACCGATAACATTACAGACCTTGGCTGTCATGTTAGCTGGAGGATTACTTGGCCCGCTATATGGTTTTCTGAGCGTTACCATGGTTGTTCTGCTCACCGCTCTTGGTTTCCCCTTGCTGCACGGGACCGGAGGACTTGCGGTACTTCTTGGACCTACCGGAGGATATGTGATGATGTGGCCGATCTCCGCATTATTAATTGGACTGCTGCTTGCACGAATCAACATCAAAGGTGTTACAGGATTCATGCTCGCTTTTGTTGTATTTGAACTATTTGGTTCACTGCTCGTGTATGTCTCTGGTGTCCCTTGGCTTGCCTATGCATACAAAATGGACTTACCTGAGGCCATGATTCAAGGGTTTTATCCTTACATAATTGGGGATCTGATCAAGGCTGTATTTGCTGCCATCATCATTGCGCCCGTGCGCATGGTTTTCCCACCTCAACGTCTCACAGGTAACATACATTCAACGGTTATAAAAGCGGAGTCTTAA
- a CDS encoding beta-glucoside-specific PTS transporter subunit IIABC, which translates to MSQEKLAKEIVELVGGEKNVESLVHCATRLRFVLKDDAKADKAKLEKTEGIIAVKENGGQFQVVVGNKVPEVYSAIGQISNILDDSSDKEKPRKAAKGLGGIIDIISSIFAPLLGVMAGAGILKGLLLIASNIGWLETTETTYTILYAAADSLFYFLPLLLAVTTARKFQGNMFVAMTIAGALIYPSIVTLKSEGTPTDFFGIPVILMNYSSTVIPIILAVIVMSKLEKFFNKTLHDSVKNFVTPLFLLVIMVPLTLLVFGPFGVYVGNAIAAGLVAAFGFSPLLAGAVMGASWQLLVIFGIHWGLIPVFINNVAVYGQDGVKPAATASIFAQTGAAFGVMLKTKNKKLKTLAGSSTLTALFGITEPAIYGVTLPLKRPFIAGVIGGAVGGAIIGQAGTLAFASGAPGLLTLPIFYGPGGQGFPGLILGIVVSFVVSAVLTYIMGFKDPVEEETKTEPTASAEQPARTTNASDEDVFSPIEGTIVELSEVPDPAFASGAMGKGIAIEPTVGRVVAPFDGTVTVAFKKKHALAVVSDTGAEILVHVGVDTVKLDGQHFVSHIKEGDRVQAGDLLLEFDIAQIKAAGYHTVTPIIVTNSANYEEVIPQAIGQVHSQELLLKLSSGNSQEQK; encoded by the coding sequence ATGAGTCAAGAGAAACTGGCCAAAGAGATTGTAGAACTGGTCGGCGGTGAGAAAAATGTGGAATCGCTGGTTCATTGTGCAACACGATTACGGTTTGTATTAAAGGACGATGCCAAGGCAGACAAAGCCAAACTGGAGAAAACAGAAGGCATCATCGCAGTCAAAGAAAATGGAGGACAGTTCCAGGTGGTTGTTGGTAACAAGGTGCCTGAAGTCTATAGTGCCATTGGACAGATCAGTAACATTCTGGACGATTCGTCAGATAAAGAAAAACCTCGCAAAGCAGCCAAAGGGCTCGGGGGGATTATCGATATCATATCCAGCATCTTTGCACCACTTCTGGGTGTTATGGCGGGAGCCGGTATTCTAAAAGGGTTATTGTTGATTGCAAGCAATATCGGATGGCTGGAAACGACAGAAACAACATATACGATCCTGTATGCAGCAGCAGATAGTCTCTTTTATTTCCTGCCTCTGTTGTTAGCGGTTACAACAGCACGTAAATTCCAGGGAAATATGTTTGTCGCGATGACGATTGCAGGAGCACTGATCTATCCGTCCATCGTCACGTTGAAATCAGAGGGAACACCAACGGATTTCTTCGGTATCCCTGTCATTTTGATGAACTATTCATCTACAGTTATTCCTATCATTTTGGCTGTCATTGTCATGAGCAAGTTGGAGAAGTTCTTTAATAAGACACTTCACGATAGTGTGAAAAACTTTGTTACACCATTGTTTTTGTTAGTGATTATGGTACCGCTGACACTGTTGGTATTTGGACCATTTGGTGTCTACGTTGGTAATGCAATTGCAGCTGGACTCGTTGCCGCATTTGGATTCAGTCCATTGCTCGCAGGAGCCGTTATGGGTGCAAGCTGGCAGCTGCTCGTTATCTTCGGAATACACTGGGGTCTCATTCCGGTATTTATCAACAACGTTGCAGTGTATGGACAGGATGGCGTTAAACCGGCTGCGACAGCTTCGATCTTTGCTCAAACGGGCGCTGCTTTTGGGGTTATGCTGAAAACCAAGAACAAAAAACTGAAAACGCTGGCTGGATCATCCACGTTGACCGCGTTATTTGGCATTACTGAACCGGCCATCTATGGGGTGACATTACCACTGAAACGTCCATTCATTGCAGGAGTTATCGGTGGTGCAGTTGGTGGAGCTATCATTGGTCAAGCGGGTACATTGGCATTTGCATCCGGCGCACCGGGACTGCTGACCTTGCCAATCTTCTACGGACCAGGTGGACAAGGTTTCCCTGGATTGATTCTGGGTATCGTAGTATCGTTTGTTGTTTCGGCTGTACTGACGTACATCATGGGCTTCAAAGATCCGGTTGAAGAAGAAACAAAAACTGAACCTACTGCATCTGCCGAGCAACCTGCCCGTACAACGAATGCTTCAGACGAAGATGTATTTAGCCCAATCGAAGGAACGATTGTTGAATTGTCGGAAGTTCCAGATCCGGCCTTTGCATCGGGAGCAATGGGTAAAGGGATTGCGATTGAGCCAACTGTGGGCAGAGTCGTAGCGCCTTTTGATGGTACAGTTACCGTTGCATTCAAGAAAAAACATGCCTTGGCTGTAGTGTCAGACACCGGTGCTGAAATATTAGTTCACGTGGGAGTAGATACCGTTAAATTGGATGGGCAACATTTTGTTTCCCATATCAAGGAAGGCGATCGGGTCCAAGCGGGAGATCTGTTGCTTGAGTTCGATATTGCACAGATTAAGGCTGCTGGTTATCATACGGTGACACCTATTATTGTAACCAACTCAGCCAACTACGAAGAAGTGATTCCGCAGGCTATAGGTCAGGTTCATAGCCAGGAGCTTCTATTAAAATTAAGTAGCGGTAATAGCCAGGAACAAAAGTAG